The following proteins are encoded in a genomic region of Ooceraea biroi isolate clonal line C1 chromosome 14, Obir_v5.4, whole genome shotgun sequence:
- the LOC105283014 gene encoding nuclear pore membrane glycoprotein 210 isoform X1 — MYGLKRILLFVTSIILICAARITTAHKLNVPRVLLPIFNNFAVNFTLEVTDGGCYKWSASRMDIIQLIPINENFDRTCSSVILIQTITRELTRNTAIVLAEDVNTGHFLRCDVIVDAIFSLNLITTTKELYIEDIPEAFEVRAYDEQGNEFTTLAGIEFLWIIGDTKHMPSNSESTSNVLRFMTYEESEYERPASVAMLDSIGKRGHIVLIEGIRTGTAKISVRLPHSEYKYVPAIELELIVIANLIIIPPEITIMAHDSFEYKIMHTRQGRLEEISLPSNQYYLEAENPDILDIDNDRYFAYGHKTGRTKVFLHDKNVREEYPVILPFAMVNIHEVAYISISVLPNRNWGLVLDHTHEIIVELYDSKDHKFHIGEGVEVSMKIDEQYIEPKSITQNGTYAVGVPITCGITTIEATLRSIIDKRGKRMVLDSQRSAKAELTIHTAMKVQPRALIVPWDIVNKSRFDVMLKATGGDGSYVWSSRQPSIVTILQDGSIKILSMGMAEVTVAMARNQYNKDTAKVYILQPSKLKIIQYNMEAAIGEAIHLHVALFGSLVNGSDVKEIAFSSCENINFEVHIQSENFVQTYDKNVQPVGNACAVITVINHCCVEISDVTVTYNTNENNINRYLMDNVTVSAYEPLTAIYPESKRTLLAVGSSRNVVFKGGPLPWTNKSQNYLQNIHSSNKQIVEVLKHEVSLGRLFDRAVFTVICKALGKTVLTYTVSNIPLFPNCQHTHASETIEIVCGKPRYIYLYPEFTDSENCPISQNANKIIAHSDKRLKIFVVVKDEDGKRFDNITSLNIEWNLKPSGSGSVEIPSSTMEETRTDVILENVILPKNQYQNVIFKRHYGVLTVFATVTGYQKHILNKLQITPEWPLFFIKNERGGVETPLIETSIEITLVNDTVVTPNKLIILNDSSIKSYLQVNQGSGYYKFVLSSDEIADIQYMETTRMISVMPRRPGVLRITLVDLCLPSKPAEIRVEVQKLAVIEVDTMNKIEKGKCVTAALKLYDTNGHIVKLPSLSILDFHVEIDNGYIDVKQLPANEQGTAPYERILYKIHGMSEGESHLTFVKKGDREIQSESVLVQVFLPLQVQPNNLTILIGTIYQMQIIGGPPNAEIEFATENGDILLADDKGILEGKSAGQTKIHVRAVGFDAKDNKVIYSKDSANVHVLHLEGIKILTPVNRVKTGAIFPLWAFGIPDYLMPLIIGSTQLPLNFAWSSSDPSLLTLHNMYESTGINIRYQNQVSLRAKAISPGVTTIYLNVTVPYNMLSGFNKNDITYTTFVKIEIFEELHLVHPVSSKKTLPILLMSPNSVLRLQTDRDKHGTTTYKILSLDSTHSNESEDSHILTSAMKTVTVNKNGVVRSGENFGQTIISITNTEAYNLKQSLTIIIEVKPIHYMMLSLKSKLRIRNSEELNMLPKGMELDYIVEYYDNVGNKFHAAETNIKTMMNRADLASFTIGSSNVITAKFLENGELIMKIFNEKYPTAMFDYVHMMIGDIVFPTKTTLTVGDIICFSMPLLSSDGDPGYWQSSASEILLVDPITGIGRAQNVGHAVIKHSLATQVQGEIEVNILPISRISIVPLRGKNITGTETFSVPLVLKSKDEEIKENNVLARGLGGCRTLSSFALNVFPYTCNVQFVPSISSISIKDLFIVKPRFDIVTGFYYCDIIPMSTPTADASTLESHIQISAHSRDIESAILELTYLPPVYVNAKEIVFITTQSPGDALSAAFEVHGLPSVLKHLTINVPDGVAITWQQYVTKSILQIRLRLTRPDEIQGQKLFIANDLTKQNISLHIRVSKYSTFIPMTGVQWVNYMYFHRYTLGTFAVIVITIFYVWRRKIASVDLTIRNRSIFVDKTPPMMKTIGTPCANITPTIPTSSPRTPTSTTVTPPFSAFKSMPIYGDPRFGVAYRRTMKE, encoded by the exons ATGTACGGgttaaaaagaatattgttATTCGTTACttcgattatattaatttgcgcCGCAAGGATTACCACAGCGCACAAATTAAATGTACCTCGAGTTCTGCTACCAATATTCAATAACTTCGCTGTAAATTTCACTTTAGAGGTGACGGATGGCGGTTGTTATAAAtg GTCTGCTTCTCGTATGGATATCATACAGCTAATTCCTATAAACGAGAACTTTGACAGAACATGTTCTTCAGTGATACTAATTCAAACCATAACGAGAGAGCTAACGAGAAATACCGCAATTGTATTAGCAGAAGATGTCAATACTGGTCACTTTTTACGATGTGATGTCATAGTAGatgcaattttttctttaaatcttATTACCACTACTAAAGAACTGTACATTGAAGATATACCTGAGGCATTCGAAGTACGAGCATATGATGAACAAG GAAACGAGTTTACAACTTTGGCAGGTATAGAATTCCTCTGGATCATTGGTGATACTAAACACATGCCATCCAATAGTGAATCCACGAGTAACGTGTTGCGTTTTATGACTTATGAGGAATCAGAATATGAAAGACCTGCTAGTGTAGCAATGTTAGATAGCATCGGCAAAAGAGGTCATATTGTTCTCATAGAAGGTATTAGGACTGGTACAGCCAag ATATCTGTTAGATTACCACATTCAGAGTACAAGTACGTACCAGCTATAGAACTGGAGTTAATTGTTATCGCTAATTTGATCATTATTCCACCGGAAATAACAATAATGGCTCACGACAGTTTCGAATACAAAATAATGCAT aCTCGTCAAGGGCGATTAGAAGAAATTAGCTTACCTTCGAATCAGTATTACTTGGAAGCTGAGAATCCTGATATATTGGACATTGATAATGACCGTTATTTTGCATATGGTCATAAAACGGGACGTACAAAAGTATTTTTACATGATAAAAACGTTCGTGAAGAGTATCCCGTTATTCTACCTTTCGCCATGGTTAATATACATGAAGTAGCTTACATTTCTATTTCCGTTCTACCCAATAGAAATTGGGGATTGGTATTAGATCACACTCATGAAATCATTGTTGAATTGTATGACAG CAAAGACCATAAGTTTCATATCGGCGAGGGCGTGGAGGTCTCCATGAAAATAGACGAACAATACATCGAACCAAAGTCGATCACACAAAATGGTACTTACGCTGTTGGGGTCCCGATTACCTGCGGAATAACAACAATAGAAGCAACATTACGTAGCATAATCGATAAACGCGGCAAGAGAATGGTGTTGGACTCGCAACGTTCTGCTAAAGCCGAGCTCACGATACACACCGCGATGAAAGTTCAACCCCGCGCTCTAATTGTTCCGTGGGACATTGTGAATAAATCCAG ATTTGACGTAATGTTGAAGGCGACCGGAGGAGATGGATCGTACGTCTGGTCCAGCAGGCAACCATCGATAGTGACCATCTTGCAAGACGGTAGCATCAAGATTCTGTCGATGGGTATGGCGGAGGTGACTGTCGCGATGGCGCGGAATCAGTACAACAAGGATACAGCAAAGGTATACATACTGCAACCTTCAAAACTGAAGATTATACAGTACAACATGGAAGCGGCAATAGGAGAAGCAATTCATCTGCACGTTGCGTTATTCGGGAGTCTGGTCAACGGATCCGACGTCAAAGAGATAGCCTTCAGCAGCTGCGAAAACATTAATTTCGAAGTGCATATTCAAAGCGAGAATTTCGTGCAGACTTATGACAAGAACGTGCAACCGGTTGGCAACGCCTGTGCCGTCATAACTGTCATCAATCACTGCTGCGTCGAAATCTCTGACGTGACCGTGACCTACAACACGAATGAGAATAATATCAATCGTTACCTAATGGACAACGTTACCGTGTCGGCGTATGAACCACTCACAGCTATATATCCAGAGAGTAAACGGACGTTGCTTGCTGTTGGATCTTCAAGGAATGTAGTGTTCAAGGGCGGACCACTCCCGTGGACGAACAAGTCTCAGAATTACTTGCAAAACATACACTCGTCGAACAAACAGATCGTTGAGGTACTGAAACACGAAGTTTCATTAGGCAGGCTATTCGACAGAGCCGTCTTCACGGTGATCTGCAAAGCGCTAGGCAAAACGGTGCTGACTTACACGGTATCAAACATACCTCTTTTCCCAAATTGTCAACACACTCATGCATCAGAGACGATCGAAATTGTCTGCGGCAAGCCCAGGTACATCTACCTATACCCTGAATTCACGGACAGTGAAAATTGCCCGATCAGTCAAAACGCGAATAAGATAATCGCGCATAGCGACAAGCGTCTGAAGATCTTCGTAGTTGTCAAGGACGAGGACGGTAAACGGTTCGATAACATCACGAGTTTGAACATCGAGTGGAATCTGAAGCCGTCCGGTAGCGGTTCCGTAGAAATTCCATCGAGCACGATGGAGGAAACTCGGACAGACGTGATTTTAGAGAACGTAATTTTGCCGAAGAATCAATATCAGAACGTCATTTTTAAGAGACATTACGGTGTGCTGACGGTGTTCGCGACTGTCACCGGTTACCAAAAACATATTCTCAACAAATTACAGATCACGCCGGAGTGGccattatttttcatcaagAATGAGAGAGGCGGAGTGGAAACTCCGCTGATCGAGACCTCTATAGAGATAACTCTTGTGAACGATACTGTCGTTACcccaaataaattaattattctgaaCGATTCGAGCATAAAATCGTACTTACAGGTCAATCAGGGCTCTggttattacaaatttgtcCTGAGCTCAGACGAGATAGCAGATATTCAGTACATGGAGACGACAAGAATGATCAGCGTGATGCCGCGAAGGCCGGGTGTGCTTCGAATCACGTTGGTAGATCTCTGTTTACCTTCGAAGCCGGCGGAGATACGTGTGGAAGTGCAGAAACTCGCAGTGATCGAAGTAGATACCATGAACAAAATCGAGAAGGGAAAATGTGTGACGGCAGCACTAAAGCTCTACGATACGAATGGTCATATTGTGAAGCTACCATCTCTCAGCATCCTAGATTTTCATGTAGAAATCGATAACGGATACATCGACGTTAAACAGTTGCCCGCTAACGAGCAAGGTACCGCGCCTTACGAACGAATATTATACAAGATTCATGGCATGTCCGAAGGCGAAAGTCACTTAACTTTTGTAAAGAAGGGCGACCGCGAGATACAAAGCGAATCAGTCCTTGTGCAAGTATTCCTCCCGTTACAAGTACAGCCGAATAACTTGACGATACTGATCGGTACGATTTATCAGATGCAGATCATTGGTGGTCCGCCGAACGCCGAAATTGAGTTCGCGACAGAAAACGGCGATATCTTGCTAGCTGATGACAAAGGGATTCTTGAGGGAAAATCGGCGGGTCAGACGAAGATTCACGTTCGTGCAGTTGGATTCGATGCCAAAGACAACAAGGTCATCTACTCGAAGGATAGCGCTAACGTACATGTGTTGCATCTCGAAGGGATAAAGATCCTGACTCCTGTGAACAGAGTGAAAACAGGCGCTATATTTCCTCTCTGGGCATTTGGTATTCCCGATTATCTGATGCCACTCATTATCGGTTCTACGCAATTGCCATTGAATTTTGCGTGGTCGTCGAGCGATCCCAGCTTACTAACACTGCACAATATGTACGAGAGTACCGGCATAAACATCAGGTATCAAAATCAAGTATCGCTAAGGGCCAAAGCGATCAGTCCAGGGGTGACAACGATTTATCTGAACGTCACCGTACCTTATAACATGCTGTCCGGTTTCAACAAAAACGATATTACGTACACCACGTttgtgaaaattgaaattttcgaGGAACTGCATTTGGTTCATCCGGTATCATCGAAAAAAACATTGCCTATATTACTGATGTCACCAAATTCCGTTTTACGACTACAAACGGATCGAGACAAGCATGGTACAACGACTTACAAGATCCTGTCACTTGATAGCACACACAGCAATGAATCCGAGGATTCTCATATTTTAACATCTGCCATGAAAACCGTAACTGTAAATAAAAACGGAGTCGTAAGGTCTGGCGAAAATTTCGGCCAAACTATTATCTCCATTACGAATACAGAAGCGTACAATTTGAAGCAGTCGTTGACGATTATCATTGAG GTCAAGCCTATTCATTACATGATGCTTTCCTTAAAATCCAAATTACGCATACGGAACAGCGAAGAACTGAATATGTTACCAAAAGGAATGGAGCTAGATTATATTGTTGAGTATTATGATAATGtcggaaataaatttcatgctGCCGAGACGAATATCAAAACTATGATGAATCGCGCCGATTTAGCATCGTTTACGATAGGCTCGAGTAACGTGATTACTGCTAAATTCCTGGAAAATGGAGAgttaattatgaaaatctttaatgaaaaatatcctACTGCAATGTTTGATTATGTTCACATGATGATTGGGGATATTGTCTTTCCGACGAag aCAACTTTAACCGTCGGtgatataatatgtttttctaTGCCACTTCTTTCTTCTGATGGAGATCCAGGATATTGGCAGTCCTCCGCATctgaaattttattagtaGATCCGATTACAGGCATAGGTCGCGCACAAAATGTCGGGCATGCGGTTATAAAGCACAGTCTCGCAACACAAGTGCAGGGTGAAATAGAAGTCAACATCTTACCGATTTCGCGG ATATCCATCGTTCCTTTAAGAGGAAAGAATATCACTGGGACCGAGACATTCAGCGTACCACTTGTATTGAAGAGCAAAGATGAGGAGATCAAAGAGAATAACGTGTTAGCAAGAGGTTTAGGTGGTTGCCGGACGTTATCATCATTTGCCCTGAACGTATTTCCTTACACGTGCAATGTTCAATTCGTTCCATCGATTTCGTCTATCAGCATAAAGGATTTGTTTATCGTAAAGCCGCGATTCGATATCGTTACAG GATTCTATTACTGCGACATTATACCGATGAGTACTCCAACTGCGGACGCCAGTACGTTAGAAAGTCATATTCAGATTAGCGCTCATAGCCGAGACATCGAATCAGCAATTCTAGAACTCACTTACTTACCACCTGTATACGTCAACGCCAAGGAGATCGTGTTTATCACCACTCAAAGCCCTGGCGATGCACTTTCAGCAGCATTCGAAGTGCACGGATTACCATCGGTGTTAAAACATCTCACT ATTAATGTACCGGATGGTGTAGCTATCACCTGGCAGCAATACGTTACCAAGTCTATACTTCAAATCAGACTACGTTTAACGCGTCCAGACGAGATACAGGGGCAAAAATTATTCATTGCGAACGATTTAACTAAGCAAAATATATCT CTTCACATACGTGTATCAAAATACAGTACTTTTATTCCTATGACTGGAGTACAATGGgtgaattatatgtatttccATCGATATACACTTGGAACGTTCGCCGTTATTGTGATTACGATCTTTTATG TATGGAGGCGCAAGATAGCGAGTGTCGACTTAACAATCAGAAATAGAAGTATTTTTG TTGATAAAACTCCGCCAATGATGAAGACTATTGGTACTCCATGTGCGAACATTACTCCTACCATTCCGACATCCAGCCCGCGAACTCCGACGTCCACTACGGTAACACCGCCATTCTCTGCATTCAAAAGTATGCCTATTTACGGAGATCCTCGTTTCGGTGTAGCATATAGAAGAACTatgaaagaatag